The Scophthalmus maximus strain ysfricsl-2021 chromosome 14, ASM2237912v1, whole genome shotgun sequence region acaggaaatcacttcttcatCGCTCCTAAACAGCAGTTCTACATACGACACTGGCAAGTATTTTCTAAAGAGCggtgaagaagaagtgatttcagCTAATGTAGCGTATGTAAAAATAGCGAATTCTTCGCACTGGAAAGTACCGTTTTTTTGTGGGTTAAGTCTGAGTATTTCACATTAACATTATGAAACAACAATATGGTTCACGTCAGTCTTTTACTTGTGGGACTTTCCAGTATGAAATATTGAccaattgctgacatttttgcagCTAGCTCTGGACATGTAGCTCTCTACACTACCTGAAATCACACAATCATCAAGTCACGCTGTACTGACACCTGCAGGCACTTTTGAAAGAGCGTTGATGAAGTGATGTCAGCTTGTGTAGCGTTAGCAAAAGCTAGAGAAAATGTTAGCAATTTGGTTCAAAATGGCGACGTGACAAAGGCAACTGCATTGTTGTTTTACACTGTTACAGTGAAAGATAGActaaaggtcttttttttttgcattatctGGTTTTCCGAATGGTTTAACTTGAGCCAGGTATCGGGTCGGTGCTCCGTATCAGCCGATATGTAAAGTCCGGTTATCGGATCTGGTATCGGGAAGATAAGATTGGTATCGGAACATCTCAAATTGAATGTAAGGACTGATGGGCCTTGGCGTAGGGATGCGCCCTGCTGAGTGTTTGTCATGTGGGATAATCCTTTCAACTATCAGGTGAGGCTCAAAAACAGAGGAAGATCCTTCAAATGACGCAGACTTTTCCAGCGTATTCCGTTTCCCACTGAATCATCTGTGATGTTGGGCTGGATGACACATGCCGAGAGCTTGTTCGTTTAGTCAATCATCACGCTCGGTGTGTCAACAAGCCCTTGAAGGGGTTTTCTGTGTCTTCCTTCCGTTATTTCATCTGCCGAGTGGGAGTGGCTTTTTTGCAGCGGCCTTTTGAAGGGAGCCTAATGAATTACACATGCTGGACTTTGTTCTTGTGGAAACAGTGCCTGAAGTGAAGACAGCACTCAAAAGACACACCTTTAGAAAATATTATGATACATTAACTCGGGCCCTGATGGACAACATCGCCGGTTGACACTGTGTTCTTTCAGTATGTTGGGAAAGAATCGCAAATGTTGTCCGTTGTGCTTCCATGGCGATCGCAACCCTCGGCCAGAAATGTCAAGAGTTTCATTCCCAGAGACCGGAGACTTGTTGTGGAGGAGGGATGATACTCGACCTCGCACACCagaccccccctctccctcttcagtGAAAGCCAATTCTGTCACAACTGCAACTCTTTCCTCATCCTTGTGGCATATTTCACAACAAACTCGGCTGCACTGACAGCTTCATAAAATCTTTAACAACATATCTGTTTACACAGGTCACGTACAATGCAACATTTGCACAAATCAAGAGAAAATTGCATTTGGCAGAGAGGTCCTAAACCCATACACTGTGCCCTGTGCCGACCTTGGGAAACCTCCAATCTGGACTCGACCACAGGAGACTCCTGCTCAAATGGGTCCAACACCAGCAACGGACCTCATTCTTTACGTACCGAGTCCGTGACTCCACAGAAATAAATTCTACTGCCtcagactgaaatataaaaCCCATGTCAGCTTTGTCCCCAGATATTTCTACTACTTAGACAAGTTTCTACTTCGCCTCTGACTCGGTGATCAAATTCGAATTTCATTATGCCTACGTTAACTTAGTACATCTTGTGCATATTTCATACAACCCATGGTTAGATCAGTTaacatttaaaaggaaaaaacaaatacagaaccACAGTGGGACAAGTggctgagagagaaacatgtGCTACTTGTTTACTTTCTGGGAAACACTGGGAAAACTAATCAGTACCCAGTTAAGAGCTTCTAACTCCTGGTAGAAAAAACTGTCCCATACTTGAGCTTTACTGCTGCTCCTAAAAATATCTGTATGGGAATCTGGTTATTTGTTAGGACCGTTGTGACACATTGTAGAGTTTTGTCCGTCTCCCAAAAATATTGCAGAGGGAAAAACTCTGAGAGCTAGGAgctaaataaaatcaatcattcattttgtgtacgttggataaaaaaaaaagactattgaaatgtttgaaagaTGTTAAATCAGGATTATTAATCTTACTGCATTAATTAATCCGCAaatttgataatgaaaacattacagCATTCATCAGAACCCACACCGATGTCTGTGCACTATAGTTGATTCATTATTTATCGTTATTGACACTGAAGGAGATAACTGCCATGTTGGTAACTGGATCTTTGGTTTGTTCTGTGTTGAGTGAGCTACAGGTGGTGTACCTGTCACTTAGGTGGAGGAAGCTGCTGTTGTCGTCCGGGTGCTCGTCCTCGAAGCTCAGGTTGGACCAGCTGCCGAGACTGTCGTCTCCGACGCTCAGCTGCTGGGACACGGTGGACTCGGTGGCTTCCCTTCCTGGAGAGCTTAATgcagagagatggaaggaggctttaaaaaaaatatgcaaatatttacaCCTTACAAAtccatgatgatgataatgatgaacaTCTGTGTACCTGATGCTGGTCGCCTGGCAGATGTTGGACATGGCCGACGTCATGATCTCAGCAGTCAGACTCTCGGCGTAGCTGGCGCCATCGTGACCGATGCCACTGTCGGCGTTGAGGCTGGTGTTGCTCAGCTCACGTTTGGCTGTCTCCATTGCCGTGGACACCATCTCCTCCGCGAACGCTGCCCTGTGGTCCAGGTCAATGTGGATCTTGGGAATGTCCATGCCGGAGAGCCGCTCGGCCCTCGCCTGACACTCGGACCCTcgcttcctcctctgtgatgcAGGCTGGTGGTGCGTGCCGTGTTTGCTGCAGTACGGACACTCCTGCACCAGACAGTAGCGGCATGTCCGCTCCCCCAGAGCCGGGCCCCCTGCTGGCCCCTCCGACAGTCTCTGGGTGTGCGAGTGTCTGTCGTGGCCCGGTGTCCTCTGATGCTCCCTGGGCGAAAGTCCAACTGAAGACAGGCTCATCTTCAAAGTGTCATCAACTATTTTCCTGGCGTAATGCTCAATGACCTGCATCACCCCGCTGCTGTAGCCGCCGTCGTACAGGCTTCCCGTGCTGTGGTAGTGCCTGCTCTTACCCTCCTTGGACAGCAGAGGGCAGGAGAAGGAGTTCCTGATGAGATTCTCTGCCATGCCTTCCAGTTTGGACTTCTTATAAAGACAGGAGTCGGTGAGGGACTTGGGCAGTCGTGCGGAGGACAGATGCAGCTTGCGTGTGACGTCGCAGGTGATGTTGTAAGCTAAAGACTCTGCAAAGTTGACCAGGTCCATGTACTCCCGCTGACTCTGCTCCTCGGAGTCACTGCAACAACACTGAGCATCTTCTCCCGAGCGACTCGCCACGGACTCCACACTACCGTCCTTGGGCAGCAATGAGGCCTCACTAGTGGATGCTTTCCATTCATCTGGCAGCGACTTGGAGGAGTGAAGGCGCAAGCTCGGGGTCCTCTGCTTGATCTTGCGACTGGCATGAGCCAGGCCTAGTTTTATGGAGCGGTAGGCCAAGCGGCTCGCGTACTGGTCAAGGACCAACTCCCTACTCCCGCCCTCCTTTTTCAGCACCCTGATGAGATAGCCGGCATATTCGTCTGTCACACTCTCACAGCTGGGATACTCCGAGGAAAGgccggagctggagctggagaaggtgcTCGAGGTGGACGTGGGAGACCGGAAGACGGAGGCTATCAGGTCACTGGACCACTGCTCGGCTAGCCTCCCGACCCGCCAGTCTCTGTTCTGGTCTGAGCCGAGTTGAGACTGGtgttggtggtgatggtggtgcaAACATTCGGAGCTGGCTCTGTCCAAGCTTCTTCTTCGGAGCGCTCTGTGATATGGACACTGTTGACCGGAGCTCACCATCCTCTTCACGTCGTTGATCACCTCACCCGCCACCTCGCCGGCGTACACCCACAAGGTGTTGAGCGTCTGCTCCGAGAACTGGGCTACGCTGTCTCTCCTTATCCTCTCGCTGCCCTCgctcgtctccccctcctctgctacTCCCAGCGTGTCCatctctgttgccatggagacaatGTGACACGCCAACCGCTCGGCGTAGTGGAGGGACTCTTTGTTGGACATTCTGCGAGTGGACATCTGGTTCAGTTCATGCCGGCCGCCTCCTGTCTCCAAACATCTGTTACCGACGCCGTCCgccaactcttcctcctcttcatcctcgtTGCCATCCGCCTCCTCGGAGAGAGACCTCATCAGTTTGAGCATAAACTCGGCCTTGTCCTCCTCTGGGGTGATGTCTTTCGGCCCCGGGCCAGGCTCGGGCTGTTGGTGAGGGGTCGAAGGCGGGGTAGCAGGGGAGAATTCCTTGGACAGTTtggttttcagcttcttagagAACTGTTTGATCTGTTTCTCCTTGGACACCTCGCTGGGCTGCTGAGGGGTAGAGGGAGGAGTGCCAGGAGTCCCACCAGACTTCTGGCCGGAACTTTGAGCTGAGTCATCCACAGGAACAGACATCCTCCTTTGTCCACCCATCTCAGTACCCGGCACGTCAAGAGTATGCATCATGACAGGATGAGTTTCAACCACTCCTCTGGTTCTTGGCTCTACCTCACAGCTGGCTCTCCCTGGGCTTTGAGAGCCTGCTGCTGGCTCGACAGGTCCGCCCTTCCTCACATAACGCGAATCTGTACAATCCAATCCAGCTACCTGCTCTGAAGGGGATTCTGGCGCCTCGTAATTTACCATCTCTGGCTTGGAAGAGCTATCCCTTCGGCTTCCCATTGTCTTTGTGAAGAAATCAGCGCAGTCACCGAAACTCCTCTTCATCTTAGAAGCGGTCATAAGCTCACAAGCCTCAGTTACTATCATGTCCACCATGTTGCCAGAGAAGTTTTGGAATGAGGACTTTCCTTGGGAGGGGCCTCCTACTCCAGCTATGGCGGTCTGAGTTTCATGACTGAAAAGGGGAGTCTCCGTAGATGTGGTGGAGTCAGAGGAAGTTATTCTTTTCGGGCTGGAGTGTGGGGTTTCTGAAGAACTGGACCTCTGACACTGATCGGTCTCCTCAGACTCATGGAGGTGGGAGAGGGCTTGGCCGGCTTGGGGCACCGGAATACAACTGGCCATGCCCGAGACAGTGAACAAGGCTTTCTTCACCGTGCAGGTAACGTCCTCGCCTGAGGGCCCTGGAACTGCTGCAGCCGAGCTGGCACTTAACACCTGCTGGTTAGCAAAGGTGCTGCAGGTGCTAGAGTCTGTACTCTCGGCACTGACGTAGCAGATGTTGTCCAAAGACACACTGATAGCGGCTTGGCTGGTGAAGGCGACATCAGCCTGAGAGAGCTCTATGAAGGCATCCTGGATAACAGACTCAGACAAATCTGAAGCATAGGAGGaaaccacctcctcctcctcttcttcatcgtcTTCCTGCCTGAAGGACCAGTCACTAGGGGTGAGAGGAGTTGAGGGGTGGGAGAATTGACACACTTCCATGATGCCTTCAAACACGAGCTCTTCAGCCAGGTCAGCAGCGAAGCGCGTCACCGTGCTGTGGAAAATCTGCTTTTTCACTGTCAGGAACTCCTTCAGTGCCCCGGACACGGCCTCTCCGACCAGGAAACCAGCCAATCCACTGACCGCTCGTTCCTTCAATACGTAGGCGCGGCGCATCCCGATCTCGTGGAAGGCCATCTGAAACACTGACGAGGTGAGCCTCGCGGCTAGGTGACACAAGGTGGTGGTACAGGAGGACACACCTTTCTGGATGTCGCGCAAGGCGCTGCCCAGGCTCATTTCCACCAGGTCAGTGGCAAACCTCTGGATGCCATCCTTCAGAGACTGGGACTTCGTCTGCAGCTTGTCCACCGTCACGGTCTCCTGTATCTCGGAGAGCTTCATCAGGTAACCCGATGGGTTCTCGAATTCCTTGTGGCAGACGCAGCTGAGATTCTTGTTGTCGCTGATGTCGACGGCAGACTGGTAGCCGCACACGGATCCCAGGATTTCTTTGGACAGACTGCTGGCAAAGTCCGAGTAGGTCTTGTACAGAGAGCAAAGATCCTGGGGTTTACGTAGCTCCGAGCTGTCCGGGGCCTCCTCGTCCGTCTTCCAGAAGTATTCCAGCGGTCCACTCGAGTCCACCAGAGGGCTGAAGGCTGAGGAGCTGACAGGACTGAAGAGCGGGCCACCGTTTTCCTCGGAGGGCGTCTGCACCGGTCGAGGTGAGTCGGGCACCTCGGGGTGAAGCGAGTAGGGAGAGCCTGGTTTCAGAGGTGTGGGTTTTTTCACATTGGCTGGGAGAGTGGGCTGGTCGAAGCGGTGAGGATTCATACCCTTGGTCGAGCACCCCCTGGAAACGTATTTGGATGCCGACACATTGGTGCCAGACTCAACGCTCTTCTTCTGCGCGGTTGGCTCAGTGACGGTGTCCAGAGGCAGCGCAAGGGTGCAGCTCTCCgagctcagctcctccaggtcgTCGAACTGATCGAAACTGTCAAAGAATTCACTGACTTCAGAGTCAGAGTCTTCCACTCGCTCCCTGGGGCCTCCCGGCACCTGGGGGATGTCCAGCTTGGCCAACAGACTCTTCTGGTAGCCGACCTCGTCCAGGAAAATGATGGGACTGGGGCTGGAGCCGTCCGACTCTTCTGATTCACTGACGTAGATCAAAGGCGAAGGGAGTCGAGCTCCGGGACTGCAGTAAGTCCACTGCGATTCCAGACCCGACGACTTCTGCACGGTGACGGAC contains the following coding sequences:
- the akap11 gene encoding A-kinase anchor protein 11 isoform X1, yielding MDACARIRGVPIRSRASVRKETVRDSGAQCVKSLFRNKKELCSVGLELPTRDATRLTEIHFVCLPGQCEGEEVTQQALISLPPGLRELLRSLHVDGLKNDEVLLLRDSRRLAEHKDAGHQCWLKAVCVLRHNPSTGLYPQASVASLLGLLGCYVAGVRYALELHALQRGRAEPSQPEEDDTNQSVSSIEDDFVTALEHLEEDDTGDNPSAATYCRFKKRDVASQTVPAHKRRKELAGSRVIVSSSSKKSSAKHKPGPDVSVTVQKSSGLESQWTYCSPGARLPSPLIYVSESEESDGSSPSPIIFLDEVGYQKSLLAKLDIPQVPGGPRERVEDSDSEVSEFFDSFDQFDDLEELSSESCTLALPLDTVTEPTAQKKSVESGTNVSASKYVSRGCSTKGMNPHRFDQPTLPANVKKPTPLKPGSPYSLHPEVPDSPRPVQTPSEENGGPLFSPVSSSAFSPLVDSSGPLEYFWKTDEEAPDSSELRKPQDLCSLYKTYSDFASSLSKEILGSVCGYQSAVDISDNKNLSCVCHKEFENPSGYLMKLSEIQETVTVDKLQTKSQSLKDGIQRFATDLVEMSLGSALRDIQKGVSSCTTTLCHLAARLTSSVFQMAFHEIGMRRAYVLKERAVSGLAGFLVGEAVSGALKEFLTVKKQIFHSTVTRFAADLAEELVFEGIMEVCQFSHPSTPLTPSDWSFRQEDDEEEEEEVVSSYASDLSESVIQDAFIELSQADVAFTSQAAISVSLDNICYVSAESTDSSTCSTFANQQVLSASSAAAVPGPSGEDVTCTVKKALFTVSGMASCIPVPQAGQALSHLHESEETDQCQRSSSSETPHSSPKRITSSDSTTSTETPLFSHETQTAIAGVGGPSQGKSSFQNFSGNMVDMIVTEACELMTASKMKRSFGDCADFFTKTMGSRRDSSSKPEMVNYEAPESPSEQVAGLDCTDSRYVRKGGPVEPAAGSQSPGRASCEVEPRTRGVVETHPVMMHTLDVPGTEMGGQRRMSVPVDDSAQSSGQKSGGTPGTPPSTPQQPSEVSKEKQIKQFSKKLKTKLSKEFSPATPPSTPHQQPEPGPGPKDITPEEDKAEFMLKLMRSLSEEADGNEDEEEEELADGVGNRCLETGGGRHELNQMSTRRMSNKESLHYAERLACHIVSMATEMDTLGVAEEGETSEGSERIRRDSVAQFSEQTLNTLWVYAGEVAGEVINDVKRMVSSGQQCPYHRALRRRSLDRASSECLHHHHHQHQSQLGSDQNRDWRVGRLAEQWSSDLIASVFRSPTSTSSTFSSSSSGLSSEYPSCESVTDEYAGYLIRVLKKEGGSRELVLDQYASRLAYRSIKLGLAHASRKIKQRTPSLRLHSSKSLPDEWKASTSEASLLPKDGSVESVASRSGEDAQCCCSDSEEQSQREYMDLVNFAESLAYNITCDVTRKLHLSSARLPKSLTDSCLYKKSKLEGMAENLIRNSFSCPLLSKEGKSRHYHSTGSLYDGGYSSGVMQVIEHYARKIVDDTLKMSLSSVGLSPREHQRTPGHDRHSHTQRLSEGPAGGPALGERTCRYCLVQECPYCSKHGTHHQPASQRRKRGSECQARAERLSGMDIPKIHIDLDHRAAFAEEMVSTAMETAKRELSNTSLNADSGIGHDGASYAESLTAEIMTSAMSNICQATSISSPGREATESTVSQQLSVGDDSLGSWSNLSFEDEHPDDNSSFLHLSDSSNGNSSSWSSLGLEGEACEERMSFSPSDSDNTEDKETEVKEESSGTVCVDRTQVQTPRTTTSTPLVIVNSDVRELRRGPQHLSLDPQLRSMLQWLAASMVDTPQIQLGPDRELQQLPAVVQRLRERRWRVGELLHMLLRYCEESPTLGPAPAREEAPQGGREPHRVPLFQWLLEHA
- the akap11 gene encoding A-kinase anchor protein 11 isoform X4, which gives rise to MDACARIRGVPIRSRASVRKETVRDSGAQCVKSLFRNKKELCSVGLELPTRDATRLTEIHFVCLPGQCEGEEVTQQALISLPPGLRELLRSLHVDGLKNDEVLLLRDSRRLAEHKDAGHQCWLKAVCVLRHNPSTGLYPQASVASLLGLLGCYVAGVRYALELHALQRGRAEPSQPEEDDTNQSVSSIEDDFVTALEHLEEDDTGDNPSAATYCRFKKRDVASQTVPAHKRRKELAGSRVIVSSSSKKSSAKHKPGPDVSVTVQKSSGLESQWTYCSPGARLPSPLIYVSESEESDGSSPSPIIFLDEVGYQKSLLAKLDIPQVPGGPRERVEDSDSEVSEFFDSFDQFDDLEELSSESCTLALPLDTVTEPTAQKKSVESGTNVSASKYVSRGCSTKGMNPHRFDQPTLPANVKKPTPLKPGSPYSLHPEVPDSPRPVQTPSEENGGPLFSPVSSSAFSPLVDSSGPLEYFWKTDEEAPDSSELRKPQDLCSLYKTYSDFASSLSKEILGSVCGYQSAVDISDNKNLSCVCHKEFENPSGYLMKLSEIQETVTVDKLQTKSQSLKDGIQRFATDLVEMSLGSALRDIQKGVSSCTTTLCHLAARLTSSVFQMAFHEIGMRRAYVLKERAVSGLAGFLVGEAVSGALKEFLTVKKQIFHSTVTRFAADLAEELVFEGIMEVCQFSHPSTPLTPSDWSFRQEDDEEEEEEVVSSYASDLSESVIQDAFIELSQADVAFTSQAAISVSLDNICYVSAESTDSSTCSTFANQQVLSASSAAAVPGPSGEDVTCTVKKALFTVSGMASCIPVPQAGQALSHLHESEETDQCQRSSSSETPHSSPKRITSSDSTTSTETPLFSHETQTAIAGVGGPSQGKSSFQNFSGNMVDMIVTEACELMTASKMKRSFGDCADFFTKTMGSRRDSSSKPEMVNYEAPESPSEQVAGLDCTDSRYVRKGGPVEPAAGSQSPGRASCEVEPRTRGVVETHPVMMHTLDVPGTEMGGQRRMSVPVDDSAQSSGQKSGGTPGTPPSTPQQPSEVSKEKQIKQFSKKLKTKLSKEFSPATPPSTPHQQPEPGPGPKDITPEEDKAEFMLKLMRSLSEEADGNEDEEEEELADGVGNRCLETGGGRHELNQMSTRRMSNKESLHYAERLACHIVSMATEMDTLGVAEEGETSEGSERIRRDSVAQFSEQTLNTLWVYAGEVAGEVINDVKRMVSSGQQCPYHRALRRRSLDRASSECLHHHHHQHQSQLGSDQNRDWRVGRLAEQWSSDLIASVFRSPTSTSSTFSSSSSGLSSEYPSCESVTDEYAGYLIRVLKKEGGSRELVLDQYASRLAYRSIKLGLAHASRKIKQRTPSLRLHSSKSLPDEWKASTSEASLLPKDGSVESVASRSGEDAQCCCSDSEEQSQREYMDLVNFAESLAYNITCDVTRKLHLSSARLPKSLTDSCLYKKSKLEGMAENLIRNSFSCPLLSKEGKSRHYHSTGSLYDGGYSSGVMQVIEHYARKIVDDTLKMSLSSVGLSPREHQRTPGHDRHSHTQRLSEGPAGGPALGERTCRYCLVQECPYCSKHGTHHQPASQRRKRGSECQARAERLSGMDIPKIHIDLDHRAAFAEEMVSTAMETAKRELSNTSLNADSGIGHDGASYAESLTAEIMTSAMSNICQATSISSPGREATESTVSQQLSVGDDSLGSWSNLSFEDEHPDDNSSFLHLSDSDNTEDKETEVKEESSGTVCVDRTQVQTPRTTTSTPLVIVNSDVRELRRGPQHLSLDPQLRSMLQWLAASMVDTPQIQLGPDRELQQLPAVVQRLRERRWRVGELLHMLLRYCEESPTLGPAPAREEAPQGGREPHRVPLFQWLLEHA
- the akap11 gene encoding A-kinase anchor protein 11 isoform X3, encoding MDACARIRGVPIRSRASVRKETVRDSGAQCVKSLFRNKKELCSVGLELPTRDATRLTEIHFVCLPGQCEGEEVTQQALISLPPGLRELLRSLHVDGLKNDEVLLLRDSRRLAEHKDAGHQCWLKAVCVLRHNPSTGLYPQASVASLLGLLGCYVAGVRYALELHALQRGRAEPSQPEEDDTNQSVSSIEDDFVTALEHLEEDDTGDNPSATYCRFKKRDVASQTVPAHKRRKELAGSRVIVSSSSKKSSAKHKPGPDVSVTVQKSSGLESQWTYCSPGARLPSPLIYVSESEESDGSSPSPIIFLDEVGYQKSLLAKLDIPQVPGGPRERVEDSDSEVSEFFDSFDQFDDLEELSSESCTLALPLDTVTEPTAQKKSVESGTNVSASKYVSRGCSTKGMNPHRFDQPTLPANVKKPTPLKPGSPYSLHPEVPDSPRPVQTPSEENGGPLFSPVSSSAFSPLVDSSGPLEYFWKTDEEAPDSSELRKPQDLCSLYKTYSDFASSLSKEILGSVCGYQSAVDISDNKNLSCVCHKEFENPSGYLMKLSEIQETVTVDKLQTKSQSLKDGIQRFATDLVEMSLGSALRDIQKGVSSCTTTLCHLAARLTSSVFQMAFHEIGMRRAYVLKERAVSGLAGFLVGEAVSGALKEFLTVKKQIFHSTVTRFAADLAEELVFEGIMEVCQFSHPSTPLTPSDWSFRQEDDEEEEEEVVSSYASDLSESVIQDAFIELSQADVAFTSQAAISVSLDNICYVSAESTDSSTCSTFANQQVLSASSAAAVPGPSGEDVTCTVKKALFTVSGMASCIPVPQAGQALSHLHESEETDQCQRSSSSETPHSSPKRITSSDSTTSTETPLFSHETQTAIAGVGGPSQGKSSFQNFSGNMVDMIVTEACELMTASKMKRSFGDCADFFTKTMGSRRDSSSKPEMVNYEAPESPSEQVAGLDCTDSRYVRKGGPVEPAAGSQSPGRASCEVEPRTRGVVETHPVMMHTLDVPGTEMGGQRRMSVPVDDSAQSSGQKSGGTPGTPPSTPQQPSEVSKEKQIKQFSKKLKTKLSKEFSPATPPSTPHQQPEPGPGPKDITPEEDKAEFMLKLMRSLSEEADGNEDEEEEELADGVGNRCLETGGGRHELNQMSTRRMSNKESLHYAERLACHIVSMATEMDTLGVAEEGETSEGSERIRRDSVAQFSEQTLNTLWVYAGEVAGEVINDVKRMVSSGQQCPYHRALRRRSLDRASSECLHHHHHQHQSQLGSDQNRDWRVGRLAEQWSSDLIASVFRSPTSTSSTFSSSSSGLSSEYPSCESVTDEYAGYLIRVLKKEGGSRELVLDQYASRLAYRSIKLGLAHASRKIKQRTPSLRLHSSKSLPDEWKASTSEASLLPKDGSVESVASRSGEDAQCCCSDSEEQSQREYMDLVNFAESLAYNITCDVTRKLHLSSARLPKSLTDSCLYKKSKLEGMAENLIRNSFSCPLLSKEGKSRHYHSTGSLYDGGYSSGVMQVIEHYARKIVDDTLKMSLSSVGLSPREHQRTPGHDRHSHTQRLSEGPAGGPALGERTCRYCLVQECPYCSKHGTHHQPASQRRKRGSECQARAERLSGMDIPKIHIDLDHRAAFAEEMVSTAMETAKRELSNTSLNADSGIGHDGASYAESLTAEIMTSAMSNICQATSISSPGREATESTVSQQLSVGDDSLGSWSNLSFEDEHPDDNSSFLHLSDSSNGNSSSWSSLGLEGEACEERMSFSPSDSDNTEDKETEVKEESSGTVCVDRTQVQTPRTTTSTPLVIVNSDVRELRRGPQHLSLDPQLRSMLQWLAASMVDTPQIQLGPDRELQQLPAVVQRLRERRWRVGELLHMLLRYCEESPTLGPAPAREEAPQGGREPHRVPLFQWLLEHA
- the akap11 gene encoding A-kinase anchor protein 11 isoform X2 yields the protein MDACARIRGVPIRSRASVRKETVRDSGAQCVKSLFRNKKELCSVGLELPTRDATRLTEIHFVCLPGQCEGEEVTQQALISLPPGLRELLRSLHVDGLKNDEVLLLRDSRRLAEHKDAGHQCWLKAVCVLRHNPSTGLYPQASVASLLGLLGCYVAGVRYALELHALQRGRAEPSQPEEDDTNQSVSSIEDDFVTALEHLEEDDTGDNPSAATYCRFKKRDVASQTVPAHKRRKELAGSRVIVSSSSKKSSAKHKPGPDVSVTVQKSSGLESQWTYCSPGARLPSPLIYVSESEESDGSSPSPIIFLDEVGYQKSLLAKLDIPQVPGGPRERVEDSDSEVSEFFDSFDQFDDLEELSSESCTLALPLDTVTEPTAQKKSVESGTNVSASKYVSRGCSTKGMNPHRFDQPTLPANVKKPTPLKPGSPYSLHPEVPDSPRPVQTPSEENGGPLFSPVSSSAFSPLVDSSGPLEYFWKTDEEAPDSSELRKPQDLCSLYKTYSDFASSLSKEILGSVCGYQSAVDISDNKNLSCVCHKEFENPSGYLMKLSEIQETVTVDKLQTKSQSLKDGIQRFATDLVEMSLGSALRDIQKGVSSCTTTLCHLAARLTSSVFQMAFHEIGMRRAYVLKERAVSGLAGFLVGEAVSGALKEFLTVKKQIFHSTVTRFAADLAEELVFEGIMEVCQFSHPSTPLTPSDWSFRQEDDEEEEEEVVSSYASDLSESVIQDAFIELSQADVAFTSQAAISVSLDNICYVSAESTDSSTCSTFANQQVLSASSAAAVPGPSGEDVTCTVKKALFTVSGMASCIPVPQAGQALSHLHESEETDQCQRSSSSETPHSSPKRITSSDSTTSTETPLFSHETQTAIAGVGGPSQGKSSFQNFSGNMVDMIVTEACELMTASKMKRSFGDCADFFTKTMGSRRDSSSKPEMVNYEAPESPSEQVAGLDCTDSRYVRKGGPVEPAAGSQSPGRASCEVEPRTRGVVETHPVMMHTLDVPGTEMGGQRRMSVPVDDSAQSSGQKSGGTPGTPPSTPQQPSEVSKEKQIKQFSKKLKTKLSKEFSPATPPSTPHQQPEPGPGPKDITPEEDKAEFMLKLMRSLSEEADGNEDEEEEELADGVGNRCLETGGGRHELNQMSTRRMSNKESLHYAERLACHIVSMATEMDTLGVAEEGETSEGSERIRRDSVAQFSEQTLNTLWVYAGEVAGEVINDVKRMVSSGQQCPYHRALRRRSLDRASSECLHHHHHQHQSQLGSDQNRDWRVGRLAEQWSSDLIASVFRSPTSTSSTFSSSSSGLSSEYPSCESVTDEYAGYLIRVLKKEGGSRELVLDQYASRLAYRSIKLGLAHASRKIKQRTPSLRLHSSKSLPDEWKASTSEASLLPKDGSVESVASRSGEDAQCCCSDSEEQSQREYMDLVNFAESLAYNITCDVTRKLHLSSARLPKSLTDSCLYKKSKLEGMAENLIRNSFSCPLLSKEGKSRHYHSTGSLYDGGYSSGVMQVIEHYARKIVDDTLKMSLSSVGLSPREHQRTPGHDRHSHTQRLSEGPAGGPALGERTCRYCLVQECPYCSKHGTHHQPASQRRKRGSECQARAERLSGMDIPKIHIDLDHRAAFAEEMVSTAMETAKRELSNTSLNADSGIGHDGASYAESLTAEIMTSAMSNICQATSISSPGREATESTVSQQLSVGDDSLGSWSNLSFEDEHPDDNSSFLHLSDSNGNSSSWSSLGLEGEACEERMSFSPSDSDNTEDKETEVKEESSGTVCVDRTQVQTPRTTTSTPLVIVNSDVRELRRGPQHLSLDPQLRSMLQWLAASMVDTPQIQLGPDRELQQLPAVVQRLRERRWRVGELLHMLLRYCEESPTLGPAPAREEAPQGGREPHRVPLFQWLLEHA